One Hermetia illucens chromosome 4, iHerIll2.2.curated.20191125, whole genome shotgun sequence DNA segment encodes these proteins:
- the LOC119654612 gene encoding general odorant-binding protein 99a-like isoform X2, with protein MKCSLICFLLVFAIASGSDWEPKGNEELVSIRDECFKLENVSEESAAKILKNEYPDEPSVHCYVRCTSAKVGTWDDEAGPDIDRTLRQIQKSGNTITREELVRCKPEKQENKCLWAYKGLMCILKSEGIKDDLIK; from the exons ATGAAGTGCTCACTTATTTGTTTCCTGCTTGTGTTTGCCATT GCGTCAGGCTCTGACTGGGAACCAAAAGGCAACGAAGAGCTCGTCAGCATCCGAGATGAATGCTTCAAATTGGAAAATGTctctgaggaaagtgcagcCAAGATCCTGAAAAATGAGTACCCAGACGAGCCCTCAGTTCATTGCTACGTAAGATGCACTTCAGCGAAAGTTGGTACGTGGGATGACGAGGCAGGCCCAGACATTGACAGAACACTAAGGCAGATCCAGAAATCGGGTAATACCATCACTCGGGAAGAGCTGGTTAGGTGCAAACCTGAAAAACAGGAAAACAAGTGTTTGTGGGCATATAAGGGATTGATGTGTATCTTAAAAAGTGAAGGGATTAAAGATGATTTAATTAAGTAA
- the LOC119654613 gene encoding general odorant-binding protein 99a-like, which produces MKLFLVFWTIFALVSAEWVPRTSDQMYKDQAECFKQLELTKEEQEKVKKEDFPDEPKFRCYLRCILMGGQIWDDEKGYNPERAYAELLNIHMTADVENLRKCNTQNLHHSDSCTRAFRVVKCFANNNYITSIKPKS; this is translated from the exons ATGAAGCTCTTCTTAGTATTCTGGACAATATTCGCGCTG GTTTCAGCGGAATGGGTACCAAGAACCAGTGATCAAATGTACAAGGATCAAGCGGAATGCTTCAAGCAACTAGAATTGACAAAAGAAGAACAGGAAAAAGTGAAGAAAGAAGACTTCCCTGACGAGCCAAAATTCCGCTGCTATTTACGGTGTATACTGATGGGCGGCCAAATCTGGGACGATGAAAAAGGATACAACCCGGAAAGAGCATACGCGGAACTACTGAACATACACATGACAGCAGACGTTGAGAATCTAAGAAAGTGCAACACCCAAAATTTACACCATTCCGATTCTTGTACACGAGCGTTCCGAGTTGTGAAATGTTTCGCTAACAATAACTATATCACAAGTATTAAACCCAAAAGctaa
- the LOC119654612 gene encoding general odorant-binding protein 99a-like isoform X1 encodes MKIARKISSPLGLLPLIWSDPASIRFLEKMKCSLICFLLVFAIASGSDWEPKGNEELVSIRDECFKLENVSEESAAKILKNEYPDEPSVHCYVRCTSAKVGTWDDEAGPDIDRTLRQIQKSGNTITREELVRCKPEKQENKCLWAYKGLMCILKSEGIKDDLIK; translated from the exons ATGAAGATTGCAAGAAAAATCTCTTCTCCGCTCGGTC TTCTGCCTCTAATCTGGTCGGATCCAGCCTCCATAAGATTTCTGGAGAAGATGAAGTGCTCACTTATTTGTTTCCTGCTTGTGTTTGCCATT GCGTCAGGCTCTGACTGGGAACCAAAAGGCAACGAAGAGCTCGTCAGCATCCGAGATGAATGCTTCAAATTGGAAAATGTctctgaggaaagtgcagcCAAGATCCTGAAAAATGAGTACCCAGACGAGCCCTCAGTTCATTGCTACGTAAGATGCACTTCAGCGAAAGTTGGTACGTGGGATGACGAGGCAGGCCCAGACATTGACAGAACACTAAGGCAGATCCAGAAATCGGGTAATACCATCACTCGGGAAGAGCTGGTTAGGTGCAAACCTGAAAAACAGGAAAACAAGTGTTTGTGGGCATATAAGGGATTGATGTGTATCTTAAAAAGTGAAGGGATTAAAGATGATTTAATTAAGTAA